The genomic stretch TCTTATATAAATCTTAACAACTTAGCCAGATTAAAAATCCGCTATTAATTGATTGGCAAACCTTGGCTGGCACTATAAAAAAACGAGACTGATTTCACTGCGGAAACCATGTCTCGTTACAGAACTTATCATAACGTGTCTCGTTAAGAGATACTTTTGCGTTTTTCTTTCTCGATCAGACTGTTTAAATACTTGATTACCTTGCCTGAGTGCCTATCGAGCTTCTTCAAGCAGGCTTGGGCGTGTTTGATATTTCCTTCGTGGTAAGCCTTGGCTGCCTCTTGGGCCATGATATGGACCTGACTATGAGGCTCATCTAAGGCCTTAAAGTCTGAGTTCTCCTTTAAAGTATTACCATCTTGGAAGTACCATTTCCCTAGGCGACAGTGCTCATGTGACGTAACTTCCTCAGGAGCTACATCCTCTAGGCCTTTAAGCATGTTGACAATGCGGGATTTCCAGAGTAAGTGGTCGGTTTTAGCCTTTTCCAAGGTCTCAATTGTTGATAGATTAGCACTCGTCAGCTTAAAGTGCTCGACATTCTGATTAAGCTCCTGAGCCAGATAGGCAGTTCCTTGAATGGTAGTGGCTACCGTTTCTAAGGACGCGTTGATCTCTTGGGAAGAAGCAGCTACTTCTTCGGCATGAGCGGATGTATTTTCAATGACTGAAGCTACAGAGTTAATCAAGGTCACAATCTTATCTGAGCTAGCTACCTCCGAGTCTGTCACTTCCACACTGGACTGGACATCCTCTGCAGTTTTCCTAACGGCACCGTAGATGTTATTGAGTGCATCGCCGGCTTGGTTCATGACCTGAACCCCACTCTCCACCTCTTGCCGGGTGATTTGAGTGGCTTGCACCACATCCTCAACCCCTAGGAGAACCTTCTGGACTAAACCTGCCACATCATGGGCTCCTTGGGTAGACTGCTCTGCTAACTTCCGGACTTCCTCAGCTACCACGGCAAAGCCCCGTCCGGATTCACCCGCCCGAGCAGCCTCGATAGCAGCATTAAGGGCCAAGAGATTCGTCTGGTCCGCTAGCCCGGTAATAGTCCCGGTAATCGAATCAATCTGTTTGGAAAGCTCATTGAGCTGTAGCATCAATTCTTCCGTCTCGAGGGTCTTAGAACGGATGGTCGCCATACGGCCGATAGCATCGTCCACCGTGTGCTTCCCTTGCTCTGCAATCTTCATAGTTTGTTGCGAATTCACCGCAGCCGCTTGACTCTGGCTTTTCGCGATTTGGGTTAAGGAGGAAAGCTCTAGCAACACCTGAGAAGCCTCCACGATGGACTTCGCCCCCGTATCGGATTCCGCCGCTACATTTTGCATGCTTTCACTCACTTCAGCAACGGCCACCGTTGCCTCTTCGCTGGTTGCGGCCAACTCCTCTGAGGTCGCAGCCAGATTCTCCGTCATCTCACGGACCTTCTTCACCACATCAGACAAGCGAGTAATCATCACGTTGAAGGCCGCGCTTAAGTCACCAAATTCATCATTGGACTTCACTGGCGCTACGACAGTCAAGTCTCCCAGCCCTGCTTTACTCATAGTTTCTTGGATCTCATTGATAGAATTTAGGACATAACGAGAAATATGATAACCCATGAATAAGGCGATCAAAGCGGCAACAGCTATCCCTAGTTTACTCACTAAAGCCGCCATATCGATATCCTTATGTATTTCCTGTTCATGCCCAAGCAGGACCTCATTATTTCTGTCTATGATAGAATCCAAAACCTCTAGAATAGGTCCAAGAGTGCCCGCCGAACCCTGAATAAGATCGGCCTCATGGGCCTTTAGCAAAGGTTGGAGCTTCTCCAAATCCCGATGATCCTCCGGTTCCAGCTTTTCGTTGTTCTTTAACTGCTCGAAACCTTGCAGAATTCCCACCATATCACTTTGGATTGCATTCCTGATATCCGCTTTAATTGTCTGAGTTGAGTTAACAACGCCGGAATGATGCAAAATATTATCGATCTCATCATTCACCAAACTCTGATAATACATATTGATCAAACTCGTCGCAATAAAAATAACCATAATTCCTAAAAAACCGCCGAGGACCTTTAGCCTTACCCCAATTTTCATCGCAAACACCTCACTTCTTTGTACCTAGAATTGCTAGTTTCTCTAATATCTGTAGTATCTGTAGTTTCTCTATTCCCCTTAAATAATCTCAAATACCCGATTGAGGCGAGTTAATGAAAAGAGTTCCTTTACGGCGCCTTGCAGTCCTTTGACGACGATTCCGCCGCCTCGTTCAATCGTTCGCTTGTGAATGGCTACTAGCACCCCCAACCCTGAGCTATCAATGTAATTCAGCTTGCTCATATCAAAAATAAAGCGTGTTTTCCCTTGATCAATCAACTGGAGTAGATTTTCTCGGAGGATCGCTGCATCCTCCACGTAGATTTTTCCTTCTAATTCCACCTGGACCTCAAGCTTATCTGACTGGATATTTATTGACATGAAATTTGTCCTCCCCAAGTTACTAGATTTTTTTCACTAGGTATCTTTATCACTTTAATAGTGTTTTCATGAGCATGACGCAGTTGCCCTTGGCATTATAACGCACCTTATCCATAACTTGGGCCATGATAAACAGACCCCGACCGGATTCTCCCCACTGCCAGGTCTCCTCTTCCTCCCCGCACAGGCAGGCAAGTTTGGTCATGACCTGATTGGCTTTAAAGCCAGTTCCACTATCCTTAACCCGAATAATCAGCCATTGGGAATGGAGCAAGCACATACTAAGGGTCACCGCGGGTATGGATACCCTATCCTCAGCATACTTAAAGGCATTGTTCACCGCTTCATTCAGAGCAATTTCCAGTAAAGTGACCTCATTTTCCAAAGAGTCCGTATCCTTGCCATCCTGCTTCGCCAAAGCTTCCCGCAAGCAGTGTTGCAATTGATCCCGATAAGTGCAAAACTCCTCTTCTGTACAAAAAGTTTCCCGTATTATTTTTTGTCGCATAACCTTCACCCACCCTTTTCTCCGAGGATAAACCCTAAAGCCGTGGCGTCATCCGTTAGTTCCTTCCCTTTGGCTAAGGAATCCAGCCAAGACATCACATCCTTAATGCCTTGCCCTTGGATAGGATATTCTTTTGCTTGGATTAAATCATAGAAGCCATCCGTAAGAAAAATCAGCCCATCTCCCGATCTAACGAGACATTCATGCTCCTCGAACTCAGCGTGCTCCGTAATCCCTAAGAAGGTCCCCGGCTGGCTTAAGGCCTTAACGCCCGACCCTCCTTCCGCAGAAAATAAAAGGAAATGATTAATGCCCGCCATCACGTAGGCGAGCTTTCCTTGAGCTAAATCTATTTCAAAAAGAGTCGCCGCAGCAAAAGAATCCTCCGGAAGAATGCCGATTGCTTCCTGATTCATCCACTCCACCTTCTCTGCCAGAGGAATTTGACGCCCGACTACTTGTCGGAAGAGAACTCGCAGGGCAGACACTTGTAACGCTGTGACCACCCCATGACCCATCACATCAAAAAGGAATCCCTTGAAAATCTGATTCCTCTCATCCCAGCGATAATCATAATAATCTCCACTTAAGTGCTGGTAAGGAAGAAAAATACTCTTCATTGTTAACTTCTCATTAGCAAAATCTGACCGTAAAATCCTTTTTTGAATTCGCCCAGCCAATTCGACCTCTTGGCGAATTCTCATATCCTCCGTTATATCCCGGAAAATCGCCACATAATGGGTTAGGCCTAGCTCGCCGTGACGAACAGCATGAATGTTCAACCATTCCGGATAAATCTCCCCATTTTTTCGCCTATTCCAGATCTCCCCTTGCCACTGACCTTTGACCGCCAGATCTCCCCACATAGACGTGTAGAATTGCTGTGCATGGCGACCGGACTTGAGAATTCGCGGGTTCTTGCCCAGAGCCTCTGCCAGCGTGTAACCTGTAGTCTGGGTAAAGGCCGGATTTACATAGATAATCTCACCTTGGGGATTCGTAATGGAAATCCCTTCTTGGGCATACTCAAAAACCCGAGCAAAAATATCACTTGTGGATTCACAGAAATCCATCACACTTAAGGACAAGGGCCTTGACTTGCTATTTTCCTCTACTTGCACTCGTCATTCCTCACAGTACTAACGGCTATTTTTACATATTCCATGTTTTATACGAAATCTCGACAAATTACAATGATTCCTTCTACTATCAATTCTCGACAAATTATAATAATTCCTGCCTAAATTCCGACCTTATGAGAAAATTCCCACATATATTTTTTAATAAAATCCCTATACTAAGTAACAATCAAGAGAAATTTTAACATATTCCATTCTTTTGGCAGGATTCTCAAAGGATAAAGTCGAAAATAAATTTGGTTGTCCTTCGTCTTTGGGAGTTCAATCCTTTTGTCTATGGAGTTCAATAATTTAGTGAAAGGGGTGCTAAGATGATTTTTTTGATTTTCACCCTCGTTATTGCTTTAGTCGTGGCGATCTTTGCCGTACAAAATGCCGCCCCCGTGGCCATAAATTTATTGTGGTATGTGGCTGAGGTCCCTTTAGTCCTTGTTATCTTGGGTTCGGCCCTAGCCGGAGCCCTCATTGTCTTCTTTATAGCCATCTGGCGTGAGTTTCGTTTGAAAGGAAAGGCCAAGACTAAGGCCAAAGCAGACGCCAAAGCCCTAACGGAAGCAGAAGCAGCCAAAGCTAAAGCCATAACGGAAGCCGCCAAAGCGGAAATAGCCAAAGTTGAAGCAATGGCCAAGCATGAGGCACAACCAACGAATACCCAAGGCACAGTAGCCTTAGATCAACCTCTGCCCTTAGTAGAGGATTCTCCCAGCGAATCTAACACACCAGATACGAAGGAGCCTAACTTGTGAAGAATAAATATACCTTTTTAATGATCCCACCGGATCATGGACCCACCAAGCAGTTTCAAGTGACCCACAAAGGAAAACAGCTGATTATCTCTGGTATATGCACCTTATCCCTCCTCTTTGTCGGAATGTTTTCCTTTAATCTCTATCTATCTAAAACTGTCGATTCTCAAGAAGCTCAATTAGCAGCCATTGAAGAGCTTAAGCAGGAAAACTTGGCCAAAGATCAGGAGATTGCTCAGCTAAAGGCTCAGTCTCAACAGGTAGTGAAAGACATGGCTACCATGCAAGAACTCGAATTGCGTCTCACTTCGATCCTCAAGATCGACCCTGCCGAGTCTTCCACCTTCTCAACTACCGGCAATACCCTCAGCGCATCCTCTACCATAAGCCGCGGGGCTCCTGCACCCACCACCCCAGCCCCTACAATCAGTGATCCACAACAAATTTCTCGAGAGCTGAAGCTCTTGGAAAATTATTATGCACTGGCCGTAGAGCACCAAGAGGAAATCGACCGCACCCCCAGCATTCTGCCCCTGAAGGTGGATTTTGATATTGCTTCAGAGTTTGGTTATCGCCGCAATCCTTTTGGCGGGTGGTCGAAGGAGTTTCATAATGGGGTAGACATGCCTTGCGACTACGGTACCGAAGTCTATGCCACCGCTTCCGGGATAGTCACTGTCTCAACCTTCGATCGAGTCTATGGTCGACTCATCGAGATCGATCACGGACGAGGTGTCGAAACCATCTATGCACATAACTCTCGCCTACTCGTTAAGGTAGGAGATAAGATAGAAAAAGGCGAGTTAATCGCTTACAGCGGAAACTCCGGGCGGAGCACCGGCTCCCATCTCCATTATGGGGCCCGTATCAATGGCGTAACCGTAGATCCACTCCAATTCACAGATTTTACAAAGGAGCAATGAGCTAATGTGGGGTAAAAATCCAGAGAGTCCTAAGCGCACGTCCGGTGCCTTTCAAGCCAGTTCCGGTGAAACAACCTATATCGCCAGTGATGCCGAATTTAACGGCAAGCTCACCCTAAAAGGCAGTGCCCGCATCGACGGCAAGGTTGAAGGACAAATCATTATCAGCGGGGACCTCATTGTAGGGCCAAGTGCTGTGATCAACGCCAATATCAAGGCCAATTCCGTCAGCCTCTCCGGCGCAATCCGCGGCGATGTCGTAACCCAAGAGACCTTGGAGCTCTGTTCTACTGCCCGCATGAAAGGCAATATTTTTAGCAAGCAACTGAAGATTGACCAAGGTGCCCAATTCATTGGCACAAGCTGTCTCTTGGAAGATGCTCAGAAACAGACTCTGAAAGAAGTTAAAGTTCCAGAAGAAGCGCCTTCGACCAGTGAGCGAGAATCAGAAAGCGATATCGATGTCGATAATGTTTTAAGTCCCTTAGCCCCCCTCGATGATGATGCTGCGGAATCTTCCGCAGATGATAGTTCTCCTAGTTCGCAGCAAAAAAATGTGGCCTATGGTAAATCTTCCCGATCGAGGAGACGCTAGACATAATCGTCTTATCTACACACATATACTGAGGAGTGTCACTGAACCTTTTTCAACAAGGCCGGTGATACTCTTTTTTGCACTATGACCGCTTACTATAAAATTCTCGTCGATAGGGATTTTTTTACATAAAGGAAAATCTCTATCGACGAAGAATAATTACTAGAAGAATAATTACTAGCTACAGAATTTCTATTTGGGGGAAACAACTTGAACACCAAAAAATATGTAATATTGGCCCTCCTGTTTGTCGGCCTCTCCCTGGCCACCACCTTGGGAATTAACTATTTGTACTATGCCCAAAAGGATCGCCCCTTCACTGAAGGCACCAGCATCGCCGGAGTTGATATTGGCAAGCTCACTCAGGAGCAGGCCCATGAGAAAATCACCGCTGAGCTCGAAACCTGGTTAGCTCAACCTCTCAAATTCCAGATTGACGAAAAAACTGCCG from Desulfitobacterium dichloroeliminans LMG P-21439 encodes the following:
- a CDS encoding methyl-accepting chemotaxis protein: MKIGVRLKVLGGFLGIMVIFIATSLINMYYQSLVNDEIDNILHHSGVVNSTQTIKADIRNAIQSDMVGILQGFEQLKNNEKLEPEDHRDLEKLQPLLKAHEADLIQGSAGTLGPILEVLDSIIDRNNEVLLGHEQEIHKDIDMAALVSKLGIAVAALIALFMGYHISRYVLNSINEIQETMSKAGLGDLTVVAPVKSNDEFGDLSAAFNVMITRLSDVVKKVREMTENLAATSEELAATSEEATVAVAEVSESMQNVAAESDTGAKSIVEASQVLLELSSLTQIAKSQSQAAAVNSQQTMKIAEQGKHTVDDAIGRMATIRSKTLETEELMLQLNELSKQIDSITGTITGLADQTNLLALNAAIEAARAGESGRGFAVVAEEVRKLAEQSTQGAHDVAGLVQKVLLGVEDVVQATQITRQEVESGVQVMNQAGDALNNIYGAVRKTAEDVQSSVEVTDSEVASSDKIVTLINSVASVIENTSAHAEEVAASSQEINASLETVATTIQGTAYLAQELNQNVEHFKLTSANLSTIETLEKAKTDHLLWKSRIVNMLKGLEDVAPEEVTSHEHCRLGKWYFQDGNTLKENSDFKALDEPHSQVHIMAQEAAKAYHEGNIKHAQACLKKLDRHSGKVIKYLNSLIEKEKRKSIS
- a CDS encoding STAS domain-containing protein, whose product is MSINIQSDKLEVQVELEGKIYVEDAAILRENLLQLIDQGKTRFIFDMSKLNYIDSSGLGVLVAIHKRTIERGGGIVVKGLQGAVKELFSLTRLNRVFEII
- a CDS encoding ATP-binding protein — protein: MRQKIIRETFCTEEEFCTYRDQLQHCLREALAKQDGKDTDSLENEVTLLEIALNEAVNNAFKYAEDRVSIPAVTLSMCLLHSQWLIIRVKDSGTGFKANQVMTKLACLCGEEEETWQWGESGRGLFIMAQVMDKVRYNAKGNCVMLMKTLLK
- a CDS encoding SpoIIE family protein phosphatase, whose translation is MDFCESTSDIFARVFEYAQEGISITNPQGEIIYVNPAFTQTTGYTLAEALGKNPRILKSGRHAQQFYTSMWGDLAVKGQWQGEIWNRRKNGEIYPEWLNIHAVRHGELGLTHYVAIFRDITEDMRIRQEVELAGRIQKRILRSDFANEKLTMKSIFLPYQHLSGDYYDYRWDERNQIFKGFLFDVMGHGVVTALQVSALRVLFRQVVGRQIPLAEKVEWMNQEAIGILPEDSFAAATLFEIDLAQGKLAYVMAGINHFLLFSAEGGSGVKALSQPGTFLGITEHAEFEEHECLVRSGDGLIFLTDGFYDLIQAKEYPIQGQGIKDVMSWLDSLAKGKELTDDATALGFILGEKGG
- a CDS encoding LapA family protein, whose amino-acid sequence is MIFLIFTLVIALVVAIFAVQNAAPVAINLLWYVAEVPLVLVILGSALAGALIVFFIAIWREFRLKGKAKTKAKADAKALTEAEAAKAKAITEAAKAEIAKVEAMAKHEAQPTNTQGTVALDQPLPLVEDSPSESNTPDTKEPNL
- a CDS encoding M23 family metallopeptidase yields the protein MKNKYTFLMIPPDHGPTKQFQVTHKGKQLIISGICTLSLLFVGMFSFNLYLSKTVDSQEAQLAAIEELKQENLAKDQEIAQLKAQSQQVVKDMATMQELELRLTSILKIDPAESSTFSTTGNTLSASSTISRGAPAPTTPAPTISDPQQISRELKLLENYYALAVEHQEEIDRTPSILPLKVDFDIASEFGYRRNPFGGWSKEFHNGVDMPCDYGTEVYATASGIVTVSTFDRVYGRLIEIDHGRGVETIYAHNSRLLVKVGDKIEKGELIAYSGNSGRSTGSHLHYGARINGVTVDPLQFTDFTKEQ
- a CDS encoding bactofilin family protein, coding for MWGKNPESPKRTSGAFQASSGETTYIASDAEFNGKLTLKGSARIDGKVEGQIIISGDLIVGPSAVINANIKANSVSLSGAIRGDVVTQETLELCSTARMKGNIFSKQLKIDQGAQFIGTSCLLEDAQKQTLKEVKVPEEAPSTSERESESDIDVDNVLSPLAPLDDDAAESSADDSSPSSQQKNVAYGKSSRSRRR